The following are from one region of the Magallana gigas chromosome 6, xbMagGiga1.1, whole genome shotgun sequence genome:
- the LOC105326478 gene encoding tRNA-uridine aminocarboxypropyltransferase 2 isoform X1, producing the protein MMTEDGKSSPEFLDILYSYANEEDEEIRVPQNKRPSCSRCSRPITVCLCPYLPEKPVAIETNVYILQHPLEESRNLTTVPILCECLPTDKVQIIKGKKFSLRRFPKVAELMKSPNTLLLYPDSEAEDIEVIPQAPGGQPYNLVLLDGTWGQAKGMFLHNEVFSWPKKVKLNHSTKSKFVIRTQPNDMSLSTLESTAVALAALERRPEIVDILSRPLEALCDFQLQHGACKHDSKVYKIENGLWNKTLKKKYLKKFEKDGQTVNSLIDSSNSIEPSS; encoded by the exons ATGATGACAGAGGATGGAAAGTCCTCGCCGGAATtccttgatattttatattCGTATGCAAATGAAGAGGACGAAGAAATACGTGTCCCCCAAAATAAAAGACCATCATGTTCAAGATGCAG CCGACCAATAACTGTTTGCTTGTGTCCTTATTTACCAGAGAAGCCAGTTGCCATAGAAACTAATGTCTATATCTTACAACATCCACTGGAG GAAAGTAGAAATTTGACAACTGTTCCCATTCTGTGTGAATGCCTTCCAACAGATAAAGTGCAAATCATCAAGGGGAAAAAATTCTCACTTCGCAG ATTCCCAAAGGTAGCTGAACTTATGAAGAGCCCCAACACCCTTCTACTGTACCCAGACTCTGAGGCTGAGGATATTGAGGTTATCCCCCAGGCTCCAGGTGGTCAGCCATATAACCTGGTGTTACTTGACGGGACCTGGGGACAGGCCAAAGGCATGTTTCTTCATAACGAAGTTTTTTCCTGGCCCAAAAAG GTAAAACTGAACCACAGCACCAAGAGTAAGTTCGTGATTCGGACGCAGCCAAATGACATGTCTCTGTCTACCCTCGAGTCTACGGCAGTGGCTCTGGCAGCTCTGGAGAGACGACCAGAAATCGTTGAT atattgagCCGTCCCCTAGAAGCTCTGTGTGATTTCCAGCTTCAACATGGAGCCTGCAAGCACGACAGCAAAGTGTACAAAATAGAAAATGGACTCTGGAACAAAACTCTCAAaaagaaatatctaaaaaagtttgaaaaagatGGACAGACTGTTAATTCCTTAATAGATTCTTCTAATTCAATAGAACCCTCATCTTGA
- the LOC136276236 gene encoding neuronal acetylcholine receptor subunit alpha-3-like: protein MAKETLGATVSVFLLLGGIEAALYTYGTSVSLHKTLLQNYSKDIRPVTNQTKTLLIDIKLNIKAINKFDETEGVLHTVFGLTLEWTDELIQWNPTDYGQASIVRLPKSKVWIPSLFLVNSATSLEIELGNDKTQTVTYQANGSALCSTGIITSSMCSPNIMYYPFDNHDCSVQFSNLVSSKEISLRIDRRISTDVYEPNTIWELESVSGENFLRQGASLAEARIKIKRRPTFLLINIFAPILFLAMVNLLVFAIPIASGERISFAVTILLSFAVFLTLVTDKMPQTSLTVSLFSVYLILTMTNSSLIMVSLVFILEMYYTEKEETAGKVTRFLISVLERVTNNPRNNKVVGETELHKGKGKSEEADELPEDLTQSCKTVDRMPKLASMLDKACCLFFSVVFILETVIFMFILCSS from the coding sequence ATGGCAAAAGAAACTTTAGGTGCAACAGTAAGTGTATTTTTGCTCCTTGGTGGAATTGAAGCCGCATTGTATACTTATGGAACGAGCGTTTCTCTCCACAAGACTCTATTACAGAACTATTCCAAAGATATTCGACCTGTGACAAACCAAACGAAAACTCTGCTCATAGACATCAAGCTGAACATTAAAGCTATCAACAAATTCGACGAAACAGAGGGCGTACTACATACAGTGTTTGGATTGACCTTGGAATGGACAGACGAATTAATCCAGTGGAATCCAACGGATTATGGCCAAGCGTCGATCGTTCGACTTCCCAAATCAAAAGTGTGGATTCCATCTTTGTTTTTGGTCAATTCGGCCACTAGTCTTGAAATAGAACTCGGAAACGATAAAACACAAACTGTAACCTACCAAGCAAACGGCAGTGCTCTTTGCTCGACCGGAATcattacgtcatcaatgtgcTCACCAAACATTATGTATTACCCGTTTGACAATCACGATTGCAGTGTACAATTTTCAAACCTTGTGTCATCCAAGGAAATTTCTCTACGCATTGACCGGCGTATCTCTACCGACGTTTACGAACCAAACACAATTTGGGAATTGGAATCTGTTTCTGGAGAAAATTTCTTGCGACAAGGAGCATCGCTTGCCGAAGCTCGCATCAAAATCAAGAGAAGACCAACATTCTTACTTATCAACATTTTCGCTCCAATCTTGTTTCTCGCAATGGTTAACCTTCTCGTCTTTGCAATTCCAATTGCATCCGGGGAGCGGATTTCTTTTGCTGTCACTATTTTGTTGTCCTTTGCCGTTTTCTTGACCCTGGTAACCGACAAAATGCCACAGACGAGTCTAACCGTTTCGCTGTTTTCCGTCTATCTAATTCTGACGATGACAAACAGTTCTTTGATCATGGTATCTTTGGTTTTTATTCTAGAGATGTATTACacagaaaaagaagaaacagCAGGGAAAGTTACACGGTTCCTGATTTCTGTCTTGGAGAGGGTGACAAATAACCCAAGAAATAACAAAGTAGTCGGTGAAACGGAATTACACAAAGGCAAGGGGAAGAGTGAAGAAGCAGACGAACTGCCAGAAGACTTAACCCAGTCGTGTAAAACAGTCGATCGAATGCCGAAATTAGCTTCTATGTTAGACAAGgcatgttgtttatttttttcagttgtcTTTATTCTAGAAACAGTAATCTTTATGTTTATTCTTTGTTCTTCTTAA
- the LOC105335977 gene encoding epoxide hydrolase 4: MALKQVVKLIAVTIFSCIYSTLVFISLFFRPKWLIGGFFKKSKSDNPPKCLSDPSLGTHGYIHLEEVRLHYVAAGTEGKPLMLLVHGFPEFWYSWRYQLREFSKEFRVVAIDQRGYGDSDKPSGVSSYKIDKLCQDLKQLIPALGYRDCVLVGHDWGGAVVFNFANKHPEMVKKLIVLNAPHGAVMLKELMTSYKQFFMSWYMFFFQMPYLPEFLLQHDCCSSLNAMFRDMDKKPLKNCTEEDLEAYKYTFSKKGNGFTGPLNYYRAAMRGDLDKRMFTPIEVPTLIVWGVKDVALNKNLPELSKKYIKDCTIKYVEEATHWVQMDAYEDTNKHIWDFVKA; this comes from the exons ATGGCGTTGAAACAAGTTGTGAAATTGATCGCAGTGACCATTTTCTCCTGCATTTACTCAACTCTtgtgtttatttcattgtttttccgTCCAAAATGGCTTATAGGCGGATTTTTCAAGAAGTCGAAGTCTGACAACCCCCCGAAATGTCTGAGTGACCCGAGTCTCGGGACCCACGGCTACATTCATCTAGAG GAGGTCAGACTTCACTATGTGGCAGCTGGTACAGAGGGGAAACCCTTGATGCTCCTAGTTCATGGATTTCCAGAGTTCTGGTATTCCTGGCGGTACCAGCTTAGAGAGTTCTCTAAAGAATTTAG GGTTGTTGCTATTGATCAGAGAGGTTATGGAGACTCTGACAAACCGAGTGGTGTCAGCAGTTACAAAATTGACAAGCTGTGCCAGGACCTGAAGCAGCTTATTCCTGCTCTAG GTTACAGGGACTGTGTTTTGGTAGGCCATGATTGGGGTGGTGCCGTGGTCTTCAACTTTGCCAACAAGCATCCAGAGATGGTGAAGAAGCTTATTGTGTTAAATGCTCCACATGGTGCTGTTATGTTAAAAGAGCTGATGACCAGTTATAAACAGTTTTTCATGTCATG GTACATGTTCTTTTTCCAAATGCCCTATTTGCCGGAGTTCCTATTACAACATGACTGTTGTAGTTCATTGAATGCAATGTTCAGAGACATGGACAAAAAACcgttaaaaaattgtacagAAGAAGATCTTGAAGCATACAAGTACACATTTTCCAAAAAAG GAAATGGTTTTACGGGACCATTAAATTACTACAGAGCGGCTATGAGGGGCGATTTAGATAAGAGGATGTTTACTCCCATAGAGGTGCCCACACTCATCGTCTGGGGGGTCAAGGATGTGGCCTTGAACAAAAACCTACCAGAACTCAGCAAGAAGTACATCAAAGATTGCACCATCAAGTATGTGGAGGAAGCTACCCACTGGGTCCAGATGGATGCCTACGAAGATACCAACAAGCACATCTGGGACTTTGTGAAAGCTTAA
- the LOC105331068 gene encoding cell migration-inducing and hyaluronan-binding protein-like: MRAEVGPMTRNIHITSEVAEAQTNGGHIKFLYGFKSVQVENVELTNLGNPLITGRYPLHYHMCENLAEKMIYTGDSYLRKNSIHHSQFRCITIHGTHNSQIQNNICYNTVGHGLFIEDGGEKHTLFDGNLALGQIPWTGPITHPVTGTLPSDRKPVTFWITNPLTKMKNNVAAGGETGLFVDNKLLANQTVRNVYNELNPRMTQTDPNSERVPMVFDRTTGNLAHHVK; the protein is encoded by the exons ATGAGAGCAGAGGTTGGACCGATGACGCGGAATATTCATATCACCAGTGAAGTCGCAGAGGCTCAAACCAATGGCGGACATATCAAA tTCCTGTACGGATTCAAAAGTGTTCAAGTGGAAAATGTAGAACTGACAAATTTGGGGAATCCTTTGATAACAG GTCGATATCCATTACATTATCATATGTGTGAGAATCTAGCAGAAAAGATGATATACACAGGCGACTCCTACCTCCGTAAGAATTCAATCCATCACTCTCAGTTTAGATGCATCACGATTCACGGAACACACAATTCTCAG attcaaaacaatatatgttACAACACAGTCGGGCATGGCCTTTTTATTGAAGACGGCGGAGAGAAGCACACGTTATTTGATGGGAATTTGGCTCTGGGACAAATTCCATGGACTGGTCCAATCACCCACCCAGTAACAGGGACTCTTCCAAGTGACAG GAAGCCGGTGACATTTTGGATCACAAATCCTCTCAcaaaaatgaagaataatgtAGCAGCTGGTGGTGAG ACTGGACTTTTTGTGGATAACAAACTATTGGCTAACCAAACAGTCAGAAATGTTTATAACGAGTTGAATCCTCGTATGACCCAAACTGATCCTAACTCGGAAAGGGTACCCATGGTTTTTGACAGAACAACAGGTAATTTGGCCCATCATGTCAAATAG
- the LOC105326478 gene encoding tRNA-uridine aminocarboxypropyltransferase 2 isoform X2 — protein sequence MQMKRTKKYVSPKIKDHHVQDAEKPVAIETNVYILQHPLEESRNLTTVPILCECLPTDKVQIIKGKKFSLRRFPKVAELMKSPNTLLLYPDSEAEDIEVIPQAPGGQPYNLVLLDGTWGQAKGMFLHNEVFSWPKKVKLNHSTKSKFVIRTQPNDMSLSTLESTAVALAALERRPEIVDILSRPLEALCDFQLQHGACKHDSKVYKIENGLWNKTLKKKYLKKFEKDGQTVNSLIDSSNSIEPSS from the exons ATGCAAATGAAGAGGACGAAGAAATACGTGTCCCCCAAAATAAAAGACCATCATGTTCAAGATGCAG AGAAGCCAGTTGCCATAGAAACTAATGTCTATATCTTACAACATCCACTGGAG GAAAGTAGAAATTTGACAACTGTTCCCATTCTGTGTGAATGCCTTCCAACAGATAAAGTGCAAATCATCAAGGGGAAAAAATTCTCACTTCGCAG ATTCCCAAAGGTAGCTGAACTTATGAAGAGCCCCAACACCCTTCTACTGTACCCAGACTCTGAGGCTGAGGATATTGAGGTTATCCCCCAGGCTCCAGGTGGTCAGCCATATAACCTGGTGTTACTTGACGGGACCTGGGGACAGGCCAAAGGCATGTTTCTTCATAACGAAGTTTTTTCCTGGCCCAAAAAG GTAAAACTGAACCACAGCACCAAGAGTAAGTTCGTGATTCGGACGCAGCCAAATGACATGTCTCTGTCTACCCTCGAGTCTACGGCAGTGGCTCTGGCAGCTCTGGAGAGACGACCAGAAATCGTTGAT atattgagCCGTCCCCTAGAAGCTCTGTGTGATTTCCAGCTTCAACATGGAGCCTGCAAGCACGACAGCAAAGTGTACAAAATAGAAAATGGACTCTGGAACAAAACTCTCAAaaagaaatatctaaaaaagtttgaaaaagatGGACAGACTGTTAATTCCTTAATAGATTCTTCTAATTCAATAGAACCCTCATCTTGA